One genomic segment of Candidatus Cloacimonadota bacterium includes these proteins:
- a CDS encoding ATP-binding cassette domain-containing protein, with the protein MNQTILSARGLAKTFLLNKQPQLILEGVDFEMAEREFICVVGSSGCGKSTFLELLAGISNPDKGNIFFRGEDITGKSGLLGYMPQDDLLLPWLDVLGNALIPAKIRKSDLKRAKDRVYSLLPVFGLEKHINHLPYQLSGGLRQRAAFLRTCMMETQLLLLDEPFANLDAITRLQLQNWLKDIASELKLSIILVTHDISEAICLGDEIRVMRGRPGRFEGSFNLKGRKPFTQAQEEDLKREVLALAVE; encoded by the coding sequence TTGAACCAAACCATCCTCAGCGCCCGCGGTCTTGCCAAAACCTTTTTGCTGAACAAACAGCCCCAACTCATCCTGGAAGGGGTGGATTTCGAAATGGCGGAGCGCGAATTCATCTGCGTGGTGGGAAGCAGCGGCTGTGGAAAAAGTACTTTCCTGGAACTCCTGGCTGGCATCTCCAACCCCGATAAAGGCAACATCTTTTTCCGCGGCGAAGACATCACCGGCAAGAGCGGCCTCTTGGGTTATATGCCCCAGGATGACCTGCTTTTACCCTGGTTGGATGTGCTTGGAAACGCCCTCATTCCGGCCAAAATCCGAAAGAGCGACCTCAAACGCGCCAAAGACCGCGTTTACAGCCTCCTCCCCGTCTTCGGTTTGGAAAAACACATCAACCATCTCCCCTACCAGCTTTCAGGCGGCTTGCGTCAACGGGCTGCCTTCCTGCGCACCTGTATGATGGAAACCCAACTCCTGCTTTTGGATGAACCTTTCGCCAACCTGGACGCCATCACCAGGCTCCAACTTCAAAACTGGCTTAAAGATATCGCCAGCGAGTTAAAGTTAAGCATCATCTTGGTGACCCACGACATCAGTGAGGCAATATGTTTGGGAGATGAAATACGCGTAATGCGTGGACGTCCGGGGAGATTTGAGGGAAGTTTTAACCTGAAAGGGCGCAAGCCTTTCACTCAAGCTCAGGAGGAGGACCTCAAACGCGAGGTCCTCGCCTTGGCTGTTGAATGA
- the miaA gene encoding tRNA (adenosine(37)-N6)-dimethylallyltransferase MiaA codes for MIPLVTIEGPTASGKSRLALELASVLETEIISADSRQVYRGMDIGTAKASSEEQKRVPHHLIDIVEPSESYNVGRFCVDAAREIEALWSRGKIPLICGGTGLYVNALFTGLFEEIEVPPELREGLSQRLQSEGLEVLYDELTRTDPGFAAKVSVNDRQRVLRGLEVFLASGISISEHWQKQSRKEAYTAFRILINPPRETLYERINARVLQMLENGLLEEIKTLFARGFGPESPGLNSVGYKEYFPHLLGSAPLQDCVELAAQHTRNYAKRQCTWYRKYWFDLTLASPECIISEIASQIEAWQKTIQTR; via the coding sequence ATGATTCCACTGGTGACCATCGAAGGGCCAACGGCGTCGGGGAAATCCAGGTTGGCGCTGGAATTGGCAAGTGTTTTGGAAACCGAAATCATTTCGGCGGATTCGAGACAGGTTTACCGCGGGATGGATATCGGCACCGCCAAGGCTTCCAGCGAAGAACAGAAGCGGGTTCCGCATCATTTAATCGACATTGTTGAACCCTCCGAAAGCTATAATGTGGGCAGATTTTGCGTTGACGCCGCGAGGGAGATTGAAGCGCTGTGGAGCCGGGGGAAGATTCCGTTAATTTGCGGGGGGACAGGGCTTTATGTGAATGCCTTGTTCACGGGGCTGTTTGAGGAAATTGAGGTTCCGCCGGAGCTGAGGGAAGGTTTGAGTCAACGTTTACAGAGCGAGGGTTTGGAAGTTTTGTATGATGAACTCACAAGGACTGACCCCGGTTTTGCCGCCAAAGTGAGCGTGAATGACAGGCAGCGGGTTTTGAGGGGTTTGGAGGTGTTTTTGGCGTCTGGAATCAGCATCAGTGAACACTGGCAAAAACAAAGCAGAAAAGAGGCTTACACGGCTTTTCGTATCCTCATCAATCCGCCACGGGAGACCCTGTATGAACGCATCAACGCCAGGGTTTTACAAATGTTGGAAAATGGGCTCCTGGAAGAGATTAAGACGCTGTTCGCGCGCGGTTTTGGACCTGAATCACCCGGTTTGAACAGCGTTGGCTACAAGGAATATTTTCCCCACCTCCTGGGAAGCGCGCCCTTGCAGGATTGTGTGGAACTGGCTGCGCAACATACACGTAACTACGCCAAACGTCAGTGTACCTGGTATCGCAAATATTGGTTCGATTTGACATTAGCCTCGCCTGAATGTATTATATCAGAAATCGCCTCCCAAATCGAGGCGTGGCAAAAAACAATTCAAACGAGGTAA
- the mutL gene encoding DNA mismatch repair endonuclease MutL codes for MSAIKILSDDVRNKIAAGEVIERPASVVKELVENAIDADATLITVAVENGGRDLIQVSDNGRGMSPDDALLALERHATSKIRTVTDITNIGTLGFRGEALPSIASVSNMTLITRDADSELATQVDVNFGSIRKVGQSSSNRGTNITVRALFKDIPARRKFLRTARTELGHIYKYLHYQAVLHPGIGFKLIVDGEQKLSFIAAENREQRMGEVFGSGFFHDDLIRVESEYEGYSLEGYIFGLEERAESLDEARYCFINGRFITDKTVRHAIKSAYEPFILKTRVWQKGTTPPYVLFLEVPPQQIDVNVHPAKQEVRFREQQKVHALVLQSITDALNNYEHAKFASAREKFDQAKRVEEASFVERTVYGNRLNIPRFSEYKKEFGNLYQDEVFSGSQGGSDEAKTADEGGSLPDFLGTRTDEDAAQQMEIEGLPSESFQYRLLLQSEEDYINPWQLHNTYIFVQVEDGLVIIDQHAAHERVVYEKILQRIHGAPPVRQKLIIPLVIDIPPIIAREVRHLVQQNLEYLEKAGFVLKQFSGASLVVEEIPAELDDWQGGKVFIDILKQLEQEIQINTDFRDSLAKSIACKASIKAGRKLTRREMLNLINQLFACQTPWFCPHGRPLIVKMTLAEFEKMFKRQL; via the coding sequence ATGAGCGCAATCAAGATTCTTTCCGACGACGTTCGCAATAAAATCGCCGCGGGTGAGGTGATTGAAAGACCGGCTTCGGTGGTGAAAGAACTGGTGGAAAACGCCATCGACGCCGACGCCACGCTGATTACGGTGGCGGTTGAAAACGGGGGACGGGATTTAATCCAGGTGAGCGATAACGGCCGTGGAATGAGCCCGGATGACGCGCTTTTGGCGCTGGAACGCCACGCCACCAGTAAAATCAGGACGGTGACGGACATCACAAACATCGGCACTCTGGGCTTTCGGGGAGAGGCTTTGCCCAGTATCGCCAGCGTGAGCAACATGACCCTCATCACGCGTGACGCCGACAGCGAACTCGCCACCCAGGTGGATGTGAATTTTGGCAGTATCCGCAAGGTGGGGCAGAGCTCGTCGAACCGGGGAACGAACATCACGGTGAGGGCGCTGTTTAAGGATATTCCAGCGCGGCGAAAGTTTTTACGAACCGCTCGCACGGAATTGGGACACATCTATAAGTATCTGCATTATCAGGCAGTTCTGCATCCTGGAATCGGTTTCAAGCTGATTGTGGATGGCGAGCAAAAGCTTTCCTTCATCGCCGCGGAAAACAGGGAACAGCGCATGGGTGAAGTCTTTGGCTCCGGGTTTTTTCATGACGACCTCATCCGCGTGGAAAGTGAATATGAGGGCTATAGTCTTGAAGGATATATTTTTGGTTTGGAGGAAAGGGCGGAATCGCTGGATGAGGCGCGCTATTGCTTTATCAACGGACGTTTCATCACGGATAAAACGGTTCGCCACGCCATCAAAAGCGCCTATGAACCCTTCATTTTGAAGACCCGCGTTTGGCAAAAGGGGACCACGCCGCCTTACGTTCTTTTTCTGGAAGTTCCACCCCAACAGATTGATGTGAACGTCCATCCCGCCAAACAGGAAGTGAGATTCAGGGAACAGCAGAAGGTTCACGCGCTGGTTCTACAAAGCATCACGGACGCGCTGAATAACTATGAACACGCCAAATTCGCCTCGGCGCGGGAAAAATTTGACCAGGCAAAACGGGTTGAGGAAGCCAGCTTTGTGGAGCGGACGGTGTATGGAAACCGGCTCAATATCCCGCGTTTTTCGGAGTATAAAAAGGAATTTGGCAATCTCTATCAGGATGAGGTGTTTTCAGGCTCGCAAGGTGGGTCAGATGAAGCCAAAACGGCAGATGAGGGCGGTTCTTTACCGGATTTTCTGGGAACGCGAACCGATGAGGACGCGGCTCAGCAGATGGAAATTGAGGGTTTGCCGAGTGAATCGTTCCAATATCGGCTGCTTTTGCAAAGCGAGGAAGATTATATCAATCCCTGGCAGCTTCACAACACCTATATCTTTGTGCAGGTGGAAGATGGGCTTGTTATCATCGACCAACACGCCGCCCATGAACGCGTGGTTTATGAAAAAATCTTGCAGCGTATCCACGGCGCCCCACCCGTGAGACAAAAGCTGATTATCCCGCTGGTAATCGATATTCCGCCCATCATCGCCAGAGAGGTTCGCCATTTGGTTCAGCAAAATCTGGAATATCTGGAAAAAGCGGGCTTTGTTCTCAAACAATTCAGTGGGGCTTCGCTGGTGGTGGAGGAAATACCCGCCGAGCTGGACGATTGGCAGGGCGGAAAGGTTTTCATCGATATTTTGAAACAGCTTGAACAGGAAATCCAAATCAACACCGATTTTCGGGATTCCCTGGCAAAATCCATCGCCTGTAAAGCCTCCATCAAAGCGGGACGGAAGCTCACGCGGCGGGAAATGTTGAATCTCATCAACCAGCTTTTCGCCTGTCAAACACCGTGGTTTTGTCCGCATGGACGGCCTTTAATAGTCAAAATGACGCTGGCGGAATTTGAGAAGATGTTCAAACGGCAGCTATGA
- a CDS encoding parvulin peptidyl-prolyl isomerase has translation MQQVAKVFDLYINEDEVLLESENWPQQEEFQPLAHAFSQVLDRYLLFYKAREAGVNITEEEFDEELMLTLEDMDEAPQSEQQTRVMENRVRQRVMIRKYVHQITELAVDVTDEELLALYQDQEESFYSPESVRASHILFRADKPEAEAKAREIRAKIHNAEDFNNICPNLSDCPSGARKGDLNWFFRGRVIKEIEDVAFALEPGQVSEAFRSPHGWHIMLVTDKKGREKLSFEEIKDSLKTQLIQLKKEFILIRHVKDLRQELSSGIQILDSRFSLSQE, from the coding sequence ATGCAACAGGTAGCCAAAGTATTTGACTTATATATCAACGAGGATGAGGTCCTCTTGGAAAGCGAAAACTGGCCGCAACAGGAAGAGTTTCAACCGCTTGCGCATGCTTTCAGCCAGGTTTTGGACCGCTATTTACTCTTTTATAAAGCCCGGGAAGCGGGTGTGAACATCACTGAGGAAGAATTTGATGAGGAATTGATGTTGACCCTGGAGGACATGGATGAGGCGCCCCAAAGCGAGCAACAGACGCGGGTTATGGAAAACCGTGTCCGCCAGCGGGTTATGATTCGCAAATATGTTCATCAGATTACGGAATTGGCGGTGGATGTGACGGACGAGGAGCTTTTGGCGCTCTATCAAGACCAGGAGGAATCCTTCTATTCACCGGAATCCGTGAGGGCTTCACATATTCTTTTCCGTGCGGATAAACCGGAGGCGGAAGCCAAAGCGAGGGAAATCAGGGCTAAAATCCATAACGCGGAAGATTTTAACAATATCTGTCCCAACCTTTCGGACTGTCCCAGCGGAGCGCGGAAGGGAGACCTGAACTGGTTTTTCCGCGGGCGGGTGATTAAGGAAATCGAGGATGTGGCTTTCGCTTTGGAGCCGGGTCAGGTGAGCGAGGCTTTTAGAAGCCCCCACGGCTGGCATATCATGTTGGTCACAGACAAAAAAGGGCGGGAAAAGCTTTCTTTTGAAGAGATTAAGGACAGCCTGAAAACTCAGCTCATCCAGCTTAAAAAGGAATTTATCCTCATCCGCCACGTGAAAGACCTGCGTCAGGAACTGAGCTCTGGTATTCAGATTCTGGACAGCAGGTTCAGCCTCTCCCAAGAATAA
- a CDS encoding tyrosine recombinase, with translation MSTSPKNRPTTKPLTDLTPKLTSLLNGFMFHLKVEKGLAENSVESYRRDVRDFLFWESLDPVKYNAEHINKYLIEISETGLTNNSVARKRVALKQFFTWMGEYSGPINVDFEKVIKIEPSQHLPDVLDVDTMLSFLDGLPLETSLERRNKTMLETLYGCGLRVSELLGLTLYDVNFADQSLLVRGKGSKQRFVPFGDSLEKLLKDYISQSRPALMGFKRTDVLFLNNRGDQLTRMGFWKILRQAALEAGLKQKITPHTFRHSFATHLLEGGVNLRIVQVLLGHSSLNTTQIYTHVDISHLIETHRMYHPRA, from the coding sequence ATGTCAACATCACCAAAGAATCGCCCAACTACCAAGCCACTGACTGACCTTACCCCCAAGCTCACCAGCCTGTTAAACGGTTTTATGTTCCATCTGAAAGTGGAAAAAGGCTTGGCGGAAAACAGCGTGGAAAGCTATCGCCGGGATGTCCGCGATTTCCTGTTTTGGGAAAGCCTGGACCCCGTGAAATATAATGCGGAACACATCAACAAATATCTGATTGAAATCAGCGAAACCGGACTCACCAATAACTCTGTGGCTCGCAAAAGAGTGGCGTTGAAACAGTTTTTCACCTGGATGGGCGAGTACTCTGGACCCATAAACGTGGACTTTGAAAAAGTGATTAAAATCGAGCCTTCCCAACACCTGCCGGACGTTCTGGACGTGGACACCATGCTAAGCTTTTTGGATGGACTCCCCCTGGAAACCAGCCTCGAAAGACGAAACAAAACCATGCTGGAAACGCTGTATGGATGCGGACTGAGGGTATCCGAACTGTTGGGGCTCACCCTTTATGATGTCAATTTCGCCGACCAAAGCCTCCTGGTGAGGGGAAAAGGCTCCAAACAACGCTTCGTACCCTTTGGCGACAGCCTGGAAAAGCTCCTCAAAGATTACATCTCCCAATCCCGACCCGCGCTGATGGGGTTCAAACGTACCGACGTCCTCTTTTTGAACAACCGCGGCGACCAACTGACCCGCATGGGTTTTTGGAAAATCCTGCGTCAGGCGGCATTGGAAGCGGGTTTAAAACAAAAAATCACACCCCACACTTTCCGTCACAGCTTCGCCACCCACCTCCTGGAAGGCGGAGTCAACCTCCGAATCGTACAGGTTCTGTTGGGTCATTCCAGCCTGAACACCACTCAGATTTATACCCACGTTGACATCAGCCATCTGATTGAAACACATAGGATGTATCATCCCAGAGCTTAG
- a CDS encoding ABC transporter substrate-binding protein, whose translation MKIRTLTFLLLPFLFFFGACKTNRSEPKLRKVRVVLDWTPNTNHAGVYAAKEMGWYKELGLDVQIIQPGENTAEKIVASGQAEFGFSYQESVTIARSESLPIKSIAAVIQHNSSGFASLKSSNITSPKDFIGKRYGSSSWPSELEVLSQVMRGAGANMDSLTVVSGVYDFFSTIGRDADVEWIFFGWDGIRAQLTDVEINFIPAKDIDPIFDFYTPVLITSDFLANSEPQLMKDFLVATTRGYELCIKEPKKAADLMLKAVPELDKELVHASLDFLGKEFQADAQRWGQQDPQIWKRFADWMYEKRIIRLAVNPLEAFTNEYLP comes from the coding sequence ATGAAAATTAGGACACTTACTTTCCTATTATTACCCTTCCTCTTCTTTTTTGGAGCTTGCAAAACCAATCGCTCCGAACCGAAATTGAGAAAAGTCCGCGTGGTGCTTGATTGGACGCCAAACACAAACCACGCTGGCGTTTACGCCGCCAAAGAAATGGGCTGGTACAAAGAACTGGGGCTTGATGTGCAAATCATCCAACCCGGAGAAAATACCGCGGAAAAGATTGTGGCGTCCGGTCAGGCTGAATTTGGCTTCAGCTACCAGGAAAGTGTCACCATCGCCCGCTCGGAAAGCCTGCCCATCAAATCCATCGCCGCCGTCATCCAACATAACAGCTCCGGATTTGCCTCGCTGAAAAGCTCTAACATCACGTCCCCCAAGGATTTCATTGGTAAACGCTACGGCAGCTCAAGCTGGCCTTCCGAGCTCGAAGTCCTCAGCCAGGTGATGCGTGGCGCGGGCGCGAATATGGACAGCCTGACGGTGGTTTCCGGGGTTTACGATTTCTTTTCCACCATTGGCCGAGATGCCGATGTGGAGTGGATTTTCTTTGGTTGGGACGGAATCCGCGCCCAGCTCACCGACGTAGAAATCAATTTCATCCCCGCCAAGGACATCGACCCCATCTTCGATTTTTACACCCCGGTGTTAATCACCAGCGACTTTTTGGCAAACTCCGAACCACAACTGATGAAAGACTTTCTGGTCGCCACAACCCGCGGTTACGAGCTCTGTATCAAAGAGCCCAAAAAAGCGGCGGATTTGATGCTGAAAGCCGTTCCAGAACTGGATAAAGAGCTTGTCCATGCCAGCCTGGATTTTCTGGGTAAAGAGTTCCAAGCCGACGCCCAGCGTTGGGGACAACAGGACCCCCAGATTTGGAAACGCTTCGCGGATTGGATGTATGAAAAACGTATCATCCGCCTCGCCGTGAACCCCCTGGAAGCCTTCACAAACGAGTATTTGCCTTGA
- the guaB gene encoding IMP dehydrogenase: MKKTIRKTYTFDDVLLLPQHSKVLPSQVSLETKITANLGLKIPILSSAMDTVTEAQMAIAMAREGGLGIIHKNMSIKRQAEEVRRVKRAESGLITNPYTLAPTDSLAKVHQLREKHRVGGFPVMENGRLVGILTSRDIRFETDDTRLVKDLMTPKERLITASQDASEEERVALLQKHRIEKLLIVTEDFGLVGMLTVRDMMKRISYPDAVQDSQNRLLVGAAVGVSGDWLERAQELVRQDVNLIVIDTAHGHQAKIGEALNKLKACCNVDVMAGNVATAEAVKFLIDNGADAVKVGIGPGSICTTRVIAGIGVPQLSAVMDCAEQASKAGIPLIADGGIKYSGDIVKALAGGAAAAMIGSLLAGTDESPGEFIIYNGRRFKSYRGMGSIGAMRQGSSDRYFQENAEEKKLVAEGIEGMVPYKGPLTDFLFQLTGGLRSGMGYCGAKDLAELRSKAEFIEISGAGLRESHPHDVNITKESPNYQATD; this comes from the coding sequence ATGAAGAAAACAATCCGTAAAACCTACACTTTTGATGATGTGTTGCTTTTGCCTCAACATTCCAAAGTGTTGCCGTCCCAGGTGTCTTTGGAAACAAAGATAACCGCGAATTTGGGGCTGAAAATCCCCATTTTAAGCTCCGCCATGGACACCGTGACGGAAGCTCAGATGGCGATTGCGATGGCTCGTGAAGGCGGTTTGGGCATAATCCACAAAAATATGTCCATCAAAAGACAAGCCGAGGAAGTTCGCCGTGTGAAACGCGCCGAAAGCGGCCTCATCACAAATCCCTACACTTTGGCTCCCACAGACAGCTTGGCAAAGGTTCATCAATTGCGCGAAAAACACCGCGTAGGCGGTTTCCCCGTGATGGAAAACGGTCGCTTGGTGGGTATTCTCACCAGCCGGGATATCCGTTTTGAGACGGATGACACGCGATTGGTGAAAGACCTGATGACCCCCAAAGAGCGGCTCATCACGGCTTCTCAGGATGCCAGCGAGGAAGAGCGCGTCGCTCTGCTTCAAAAACACCGCATCGAAAAACTGCTGATTGTAACCGAGGATTTCGGTTTGGTGGGTATGCTCACCGTGCGGGACATGATGAAACGAATCAGCTATCCAGACGCCGTCCAGGACAGCCAAAACCGTCTTCTCGTTGGAGCCGCTGTGGGGGTGTCCGGCGACTGGCTGGAACGCGCTCAGGAGCTTGTGCGCCAGGATGTTAACCTGATTGTAATCGACACCGCCCACGGCCACCAGGCCAAAATTGGCGAAGCCCTGAACAAGCTCAAAGCCTGCTGTAACGTGGATGTGATGGCTGGAAACGTCGCCACCGCCGAGGCCGTAAAATTCCTCATCGATAACGGCGCTGATGCGGTGAAAGTGGGTATTGGCCCCGGTTCCATCTGTACCACCCGCGTGATTGCGGGAATCGGAGTTCCCCAGCTTTCCGCCGTGATGGACTGCGCCGAACAGGCCTCCAAAGCGGGTATTCCCCTCATCGCGGATGGCGGAATCAAATATTCCGGAGACATCGTGAAAGCCCTGGCGGGAGGAGCGGCTGCCGCGATGATTGGTTCCCTTTTGGCTGGAACGGACGAAAGCCCCGGTGAATTCATCATTTACAACGGTCGCCGCTTCAAAAGCTACCGCGGAATGGGCTCCATCGGCGCCATGCGTCAGGGTAGTAGCGACCGCTATTTCCAGGAAAACGCCGAGGAAAAAAAGCTGGTGGCGGAAGGTATTGAGGGCATGGTTCCCTACAAGGGTCCGCTCACCGATTTCCTGTTCCAACTCACCGGCGGCCTCAGAAGCGGAATGGGCTATTGCGGCGCCAAAGACCTGGCGGAACTGCGCTCAAAAGCCGAATTCATCGAAATCAGCGGAGCCGGGTTGAGGGAATCTCACCCCCACGATGTCAACATCACCAAAGAATCGCCCAACTACCAAGCCACTGACTGA